A DNA window from Capnocytophaga sp. ARDL2 contains the following coding sequences:
- a CDS encoding class I SAM-dependent methyltransferase produces MKDLFGKAIFNFYTQNDLTPIITETNFTEADEMDVSYLFRSYKDMPKIEQLALTLCKGKILDIGCGAGSHSLYLQEKGMNVTAIDVSPKAIETCQLRGIKNTQTIDILQLNNQKFDTILLLMNGTGIFKNIKSVAFYLNHLKSLLNDNGQILIDSSDLIYLFDEDEDGGKWIPNDRDYYGETTFFISYKGENEAPFDWLYLDYNTLQNACHFNGLQCELLHEGEHFDYLARIYK; encoded by the coding sequence ATGAAAGACCTATTCGGAAAAGCAATTTTCAATTTTTATACTCAAAACGACCTTACTCCGATTATTACTGAAACCAATTTTACCGAAGCTGACGAAATGGATGTTTCCTATCTGTTTCGCTCTTATAAAGATATGCCCAAAATCGAGCAATTAGCATTGACTCTATGCAAAGGAAAAATATTGGATATAGGCTGTGGTGCAGGGAGTCATAGTCTGTATTTACAAGAAAAAGGCATGAATGTTACCGCTATTGATGTTTCTCCCAAAGCTATAGAAACCTGTCAATTACGCGGTATAAAAAATACACAAACCATCGATATTTTACAGCTAAACAACCAAAAATTTGATACCATTTTACTCTTAATGAATGGTACAGGAATCTTTAAAAATATAAAATCAGTTGCCTTCTATTTAAATCATTTAAAATCTCTTTTGAATGACAATGGGCAAATCCTCATAGACAGTAGCGATTTGATTTATCTTTTTGACGAAGACGAAGATGGTGGAAAATGGATTCCTAATGACCGTGATTATTACGGAGAAACTACATTTTTCATCAGTTATAAAGGAGAAAACGAAGCACCTTTTGACTGGTTGTATCTGGATTACAACACTTTGCAAAACGCATGCCATTTCAATGGATTGCAATGCGAATTGCTACACGAAGGCGAACATTTTGATTACCTTGCTCGTATTTATAAATAA
- the clpB gene encoding ATP-dependent chaperone ClpB codes for MNINQFTIKSQEALQQAQIITQSLGQQQVENEHILKALLEVDENVTPFILKKVNVSVDNFKQALDGMIQSFAKVSGGEVSFSRTAYTMLNEAQILAKNLKDEFVSVEHLLLAIFKSSGKAVQWLKDQGVTEQAINQAISELRKGSRVTSASAEDTYNSLNKFAKNLNQLANDGKLDPVIGRDEEIRRVLQILTRRSKNNPMLIGEPGVGKTAIAEGLAHRIVQGDVPENLKDKLLFSLDMGALIAGAKYKGEFEERLKSVIKEVTESDGQIILFIDEIHTLVGAGGGEGAMDAANILKPALARGELRAIGATTLDEYQKYFEKDKALERRFQKVTIDEPDTESAISILRGIKEKYETHHKVRIKDEAIIGAVELSQRYITNRFLPDKAIDLMDEAASKLRMEINSKPEELDVLDRKIMQLEIEIEAIKRENDETKLKALSADLANLKEDRNQIFTQWKSEKDIVDTIQNIKVDIENYKLEADRAERNGDYGKVAELRYGKIQEATAQLNRLQDELEQNQKGTSLIKEEVTYEDIADVVAKWTGVPVTKMVQSEREKLLKLEAELHRRVVGQEEAIVAISDAVRRSRSGLQDPNKPIGSFLFLGTTGVGKTELAKALAEYLFDDENAMTRIDMSEYSERHSVSRLVGAPPGYVGYDEGGQLTEAVRRRPYSVILLDEIEKAHPDTFNILLQVLDEGRLTDNKGRLADFKNTIIIMTSNMGSHIIQEEFDSQSVEMAIETAKAKVLEQLKTMVRPEFLNRIDEVVMFTPLTKENIEQIVKIQLKSVYKMLANQHITMDATPAAISLLAERGFDPHFGARPVKRVVQKMVLNELSKQILSGAVQTDAIILLDAIDGNIVFSNQG; via the coding sequence ATGAATATCAATCAATTTACAATCAAATCACAAGAAGCCTTACAACAGGCTCAAATTATTACCCAATCGTTGGGACAACAACAAGTAGAAAATGAACACATCCTAAAAGCTCTTTTAGAAGTGGACGAAAATGTTACACCGTTTATTTTGAAAAAGGTAAATGTATCGGTAGACAATTTCAAACAAGCTTTAGACGGTATGATTCAATCGTTTGCAAAAGTAAGTGGGGGAGAGGTGAGTTTCTCTCGTACGGCTTATACTATGCTAAACGAAGCTCAAATTTTGGCTAAAAACCTAAAAGATGAATTTGTATCGGTAGAGCATTTGCTATTGGCGATTTTCAAATCTTCGGGCAAAGCTGTTCAATGGCTAAAAGACCAAGGCGTAACCGAACAAGCCATCAATCAGGCGATAAGCGAACTCAGAAAAGGTTCACGCGTTACTTCGGCTTCGGCAGAGGATACTTACAATTCGTTGAACAAGTTTGCGAAAAACCTAAACCAATTGGCAAACGACGGCAAACTCGACCCAGTGATTGGTCGTGATGAAGAAATTCGTCGTGTGCTGCAAATCCTTACGCGTCGTAGCAAAAACAATCCGATGTTGATTGGAGAGCCTGGAGTAGGAAAAACCGCTATTGCCGAGGGATTGGCTCATCGAATTGTACAAGGCGATGTGCCAGAAAACTTGAAAGACAAACTCTTGTTTTCGTTGGATATGGGTGCGTTGATTGCTGGTGCAAAATACAAAGGTGAATTTGAAGAACGCTTGAAATCTGTGATAAAAGAAGTTACAGAATCAGACGGACAAATCATCTTGTTTATCGACGAAATCCACACTTTGGTAGGTGCTGGAGGTGGCGAAGGTGCTATGGATGCAGCCAATATTCTAAAACCTGCCTTGGCTCGTGGAGAGTTGAGAGCGATTGGTGCTACTACTTTGGACGAATACCAAAAATACTTTGAAAAAGACAAAGCATTGGAGCGTCGTTTTCAGAAAGTTACCATAGACGAACCTGATACAGAAAGTGCGATTTCGATTTTGCGTGGTATCAAAGAAAAGTATGAAACACACCACAAAGTTCGCATAAAAGATGAGGCAATTATCGGAGCGGTAGAATTGTCGCAACGCTATATAACCAATCGATTTTTACCAGATAAAGCTATCGATTTGATGGACGAGGCTGCCTCTAAATTGCGTATGGAAATCAATTCAAAACCCGAAGAACTGGATGTGTTGGATAGAAAAATTATGCAATTGGAAATCGAAATTGAGGCAATAAAAAGAGAGAATGACGAAACAAAACTCAAAGCTTTGAGTGCCGATTTGGCAAACTTGAAAGAAGATCGCAACCAGATATTTACGCAATGGAAATCGGAAAAAGACATTGTAGATACTATACAAAATATCAAGGTAGACATTGAAAACTACAAACTCGAAGCCGACCGTGCCGAACGAAACGGCGATTACGGAAAAGTAGCCGAATTACGCTATGGAAAAATTCAAGAAGCCACAGCCCAACTCAACCGTTTGCAGGATGAATTGGAGCAAAACCAAAAGGGAACTTCACTCATCAAGGAGGAAGTTACTTACGAAGATATAGCCGATGTAGTAGCCAAATGGACAGGTGTGCCTGTTACCAAAATGGTACAATCGGAAAGAGAGAAGTTGCTCAAATTGGAAGCCGAATTGCACCGCAGAGTGGTAGGACAAGAAGAGGCTATCGTAGCGATTTCCGATGCCGTGCGTAGAAGCCGTTCGGGCTTACAAGATCCTAATAAACCAATAGGTTCGTTCCTGTTTTTGGGTACAACGGGTGTTGGAAAAACCGAGTTGGCAAAAGCCTTGGCAGAATACCTGTTTGACGACGAAAACGCCATGACGCGTATCGATATGAGTGAATATTCAGAACGCCATTCGGTGAGTAGATTGGTGGGAGCTCCTCCTGGATATGTAGGGTATGACGAAGGTGGACAGTTGACCGAGGCAGTGCGTCGTCGTCCGTATTCGGTGATTTTGTTAGACGAAATCGAAAAAGCCCACCCAGATACTTTCAATATTTTGTTGCAGGTATTGGACGAAGGACGATTGACCGACAACAAAGGTCGATTGGCAGATTTCAAAAACACCATTATTATCATGACCTCGAATATGGGAAGTCATATCATTCAAGAAGAATTTGATAGTCAGTCAGTGGAAATGGCTATAGAAACAGCCAAAGCCAAAGTGTTGGAACAATTGAAAACCATGGTGCGTCCAGAGTTTTTGAACCGTATCGATGAGGTGGTAATGTTTACCCCATTGACGAAAGAAAATATCGAACAAATCGTAAAAATACAGTTGAAATCTGTGTATAAAATGTTGGCAAATCAGCATATTACGATGGATGCCACACCAGCGGCAATTTCGCTATTGGCAGAAAGAGGATTTGACCCACACTTTGGGGCAAGACCTGTAAAACGAGTAGTGCAAAAAATGGTGCTGAACGAATTGTCGAAACAAATCTTGTCGGGAGCTGTACAAACCGACGCCATCATATTGCTCGACGCTATCGACGGAAACATTGTCTTTAGCAATCAAGGGTAA
- a CDS encoding YkgJ family cysteine cluster protein: MEQQLKQLPKQAKEKQSENKKYFEKLKKKPPKNLDYQVEMIHEQVFKKIDCLSCANCCKTTGPLFTTADIERISKYLRMKPQKFTEQYLRIDEDKDYVLQSVPCTFLDEENYCIIYDVRPKACREYPHTDRQKIYQIAQLTIKNTEICPAAFQVVEEMKRKIPF; encoded by the coding sequence ATGGAACAACAACTCAAACAATTGCCTAAACAAGCAAAAGAAAAGCAATCAGAAAACAAAAAATACTTTGAAAAATTGAAGAAAAAACCACCGAAAAATTTAGATTATCAGGTGGAAATGATTCATGAACAAGTGTTTAAGAAAATCGATTGTTTGTCATGTGCCAATTGTTGTAAAACTACAGGTCCATTGTTTACTACGGCAGATATTGAGCGTATTTCTAAATATCTGCGAATGAAACCACAAAAGTTTACCGAGCAATATTTGCGAATAGACGAGGACAAGGACTATGTGTTGCAATCGGTGCCTTGTACATTTTTAGATGAGGAAAACTATTGTATAATTTATGATGTACGCCCCAAAGCATGTAGAGAATATCCACACACCGACCGACAAAAAATCTATCAAATAGCACAATTAACGATAAAAAATACTGAAATTTGTCCCGCAGCTTTTCAAGTGGTAGAGGAAATGAAGAGAAAAATACCTTTCTAA
- a CDS encoding GIN domain-containing protein → MKKIWLLISVIFLNCADHANCIFSGKNSIVEYQLSAFNEVEIPKNVTVQIVPDTIYKVKIYAKEDILPHIKHQQNYQRLIISNSAICQSFQSSENALIQLHTPTIEKIYSKTQHKVFSLDTLHFPTIKIINNSYSKVGSTHFDLLVNSDYIYLEDNQVAKFELKGKTKKLSIALYGGNCSVHAQQLKADTVQMYQRSNQHLYVHPLHKIVGTIASTGNVYASYRPAQIDVQELYKGSLIFE, encoded by the coding sequence ATGAAAAAAATATGGTTACTAATTAGCGTGATTTTTCTCAATTGTGCCGATCATGCAAATTGTATATTTTCGGGTAAAAACTCCATTGTTGAATACCAACTTTCCGCTTTTAATGAAGTGGAAATTCCAAAAAATGTTACCGTTCAAATTGTACCAGATACAATTTATAAGGTGAAAATTTATGCGAAAGAAGATATTTTACCTCATATAAAACATCAACAAAACTATCAACGGTTGATTATTTCAAACTCGGCAATTTGTCAAAGTTTTCAATCTTCGGAAAATGCTTTAATTCAATTGCATACACCTACTATTGAAAAAATTTATTCTAAAACACAACATAAAGTTTTTTCACTCGACACCTTACATTTTCCCACTATAAAAATTATCAATAATTCCTATTCAAAAGTAGGAAGTACCCATTTCGATTTGCTTGTAAACAGTGATTATATCTATTTAGAAGACAATCAAGTAGCAAAGTTTGAACTTAAAGGAAAAACAAAAAAATTAAGCATTGCTTTATACGGAGGAAATTGCAGTGTACATGCTCAACAGTTGAAAGCAGATACCGTGCAAATGTACCAAAGGAGCAATCAACATTTGTACGTACATCCACTGCATAAAATTGTGGGTACTATTGCTTCTACAGGAAATGTGTATGCTTCATATCGACCTGCTCAAATTGATGTGCAAGAATTATATAAAGGTTCTTTGATTTTTGAATAA
- a CDS encoding putative signal transducing protein, producing MEKIFSGSQVLAIAVKEILDQHQIGYAVRDDINSGIVAGFGTLGKAVHIFVEPENEERALQLIENLKEME from the coding sequence ATGGAAAAAATATTTTCAGGAAGCCAAGTATTGGCGATAGCAGTAAAAGAAATTTTAGACCAACATCAGATTGGTTATGCAGTACGTGATGACATCAACTCGGGAATTGTAGCTGGTTTTGGAACGCTTGGTAAAGCGGTACACATTTTTGTAGAACCAGAAAACGAAGAACGTGCATTGCAACTGATTGAAAATTTGAAGGAAATGGAATAA
- a CDS encoding M13 family metallopeptidase, translating to MKKLVLSAAVALLLASCNKIAIKDSENHGIALQYMDTTVHAGDDFFRFVNGKWLDETEIPADKPTWGSFQELDKNTNLDVLNMLKEAASQSKYSSSTDEGKAINLYKTFLDTVSRNAQGIEPIKEDLAKIAALQNLEDVNALVQNSVFDGGIGLFGVYVYADAKDSNKNTIYVGGASTGLPDRDYYLSDAAEIKEIQAEYLKYMTKMLQNIGYSVEDAATKAKGIFEFEKQIATSELTRVESRDDHKTYNPHTIAELQQLANNINWTAYFDKTGMKNIDKVVVSQPKALAKMNALLKSTPIEVLKDYLNWNLINGSASALTTDLATTRWEFYGKTLSGAQAQKPMEERAVDVVNNNLGEALGKLYVEKRFPAEAKAKAKEMIDNVVLAYERRIKNLPWMAPATKEGALEKLRKLTIKIGYPDTWEDFSKLTVKSPEEKGTYYDNLQAIGRWEIEKNFAEFGKPVDKTKWGMPPQMVNAYYNPLYNEIVFPAAILQPPFYDYKADEAVNYGGIGAVIGHEISHGFDDSGARYNAEGNLIDWWTPTDLQQFTTLGKSLATQYSALQPFNGIYVDGDFTLGENIGDLGGITAAYDGLKIYLEKNPQGKIDGYTPEQRFFISWATVWRTKSRDEYIKNQVKTDPHAPGMYRAYVPLQNLDAWYDAFDVQPTNKLYIAPEKRVRIW from the coding sequence ATGAAAAAATTAGTACTAAGTGCAGCTGTTGCGTTGCTTTTGGCATCGTGCAACAAAATTGCGATAAAAGACAGTGAAAACCACGGTATTGCATTGCAATATATGGATACAACTGTACATGCGGGAGATGATTTCTTTCGTTTCGTAAACGGAAAATGGTTGGATGAAACTGAAATTCCTGCCGACAAACCTACTTGGGGAAGTTTTCAAGAATTGGACAAAAATACTAATCTTGATGTGTTGAATATGTTGAAAGAGGCTGCTTCACAGTCGAAATATTCTTCATCAACTGACGAAGGAAAAGCCATTAACTTGTACAAAACATTTTTGGATACAGTATCGAGAAATGCTCAAGGGATCGAACCTATCAAAGAAGATTTGGCAAAAATCGCCGCTTTGCAAAATTTAGAAGATGTAAATGCGCTGGTTCAAAATTCTGTATTTGACGGTGGTATCGGATTGTTTGGCGTGTATGTGTATGCAGATGCCAAGGATTCAAACAAAAATACGATTTATGTAGGTGGAGCCTCTACAGGTTTGCCTGATAGAGATTATTATTTGTCAGATGCAGCCGAAATCAAAGAAATCCAAGCGGAATATTTGAAATATATGACCAAAATGTTGCAAAACATTGGATATTCGGTGGAGGATGCGGCTACAAAAGCTAAAGGAATTTTTGAATTTGAAAAGCAAATTGCTACATCAGAATTGACAAGAGTGGAATCGAGAGATGACCACAAAACCTATAATCCTCATACAATTGCCGAATTGCAACAATTGGCAAATAACATCAATTGGACTGCATATTTTGATAAAACAGGAATGAAAAACATCGACAAAGTAGTGGTTTCTCAGCCAAAAGCCTTGGCTAAAATGAACGCTTTGTTGAAATCTACGCCAATCGAAGTGTTAAAAGATTACTTAAATTGGAATTTAATCAACGGTTCGGCGAGTGCATTGACCACAGATTTGGCTACAACTCGTTGGGAGTTCTACGGAAAAACATTGTCGGGAGCTCAAGCTCAAAAACCAATGGAAGAAAGAGCGGTAGATGTAGTAAACAACAATTTGGGTGAAGCTCTTGGAAAATTGTATGTAGAAAAACGATTCCCAGCAGAAGCCAAAGCCAAAGCCAAAGAAATGATTGACAATGTAGTATTGGCTTACGAAAGAAGAATCAAAAATCTTCCGTGGATGGCACCTGCTACCAAAGAAGGAGCTTTGGAAAAATTGAGAAAATTGACCATTAAAATTGGTTATCCTGACACTTGGGAAGATTTCTCAAAATTGACAGTAAAAAGTCCTGAGGAAAAAGGAACTTATTATGATAATTTACAAGCGATTGGTCGTTGGGAAATTGAGAAAAACTTTGCAGAATTTGGAAAACCTGTAGATAAAACCAAATGGGGAATGCCACCACAAATGGTAAATGCGTATTACAATCCATTGTACAACGAAATTGTTTTCCCTGCGGCGATTTTGCAACCACCATTCTATGATTATAAAGCAGACGAAGCTGTAAATTACGGAGGAATTGGAGCGGTAATTGGACACGAAATTTCTCACGGATTTGACGATTCTGGAGCGAGATACAACGCCGAAGGAAACCTTATCGACTGGTGGACACCAACAGATTTACAACAATTTACAACACTTGGAAAATCGTTGGCAACACAATACAGTGCATTACAACCTTTCAACGGAATCTATGTGGACGGTGATTTTACATTGGGTGAAAACATCGGAGATTTAGGGGGAATTACAGCCGCTTACGACGGATTGAAAATCTATTTAGAGAAAAATCCTCAAGGAAAAATTGACGGATACACACCAGAGCAAAGATTCTTTATTTCTTGGGCAACCGTTTGGCGTACAAAATCGAGAGATGAGTACATCAAAAATCAAGTGAAAACTGACCCACATGCACCAGGAATGTATAGAGCGTATGTGCCGTTGCAAAACTTAGACGCTTGGTACGATGCGTTTGATGTGCAACCTACCAACAAATTGTACATTGCACCTGAAAAGCGTGTAAGAATATGGTAA